From the Thermodesulfobacteriota bacterium genome, one window contains:
- the htpG gene encoding molecular chaperone HtpG, with product MTETTPQKHEFQAEVKQVLNIVINSLYKDKEIFIRELVSNASDALEKLRYVQLTEKDIFDDNLPLEISISTDDVANTITIKDFGVGMTRQELIENLGTIAHSGSKAFLEAVQKGADVGDNLIGQFGVGFYSVFMVAKSVKVYTHHWEKDGEHLVWTSDGSGTYELETSSGQRRGSKIEIQLKDEAKEFSKAEHVKQILSHYSNFVQFPINLNGERINTVQAIWMRNRNEIKDAEYAEFYKFQAKAFDEPFYKLHFSSDAPLTINSLLFVPTENQERWGFIRLEPGVSLYCRKILIDSSPKGLLPEWLRFVRGVIDSADLPLNISRETMQDSSLVQKINDVITKRFLKFLEEEAKERKEKYEEFYNKFGLFLKEGIVTDINYREQLSKLLRFESSQLEKGKLSSFSEYVLRMKEDQKEIYYLNAPTRESSELGPHLEYFRARDFEVLFLYDPIDDFVMSNLREFEGKKLISADSAEVTIGDITKDLKEKPLDKEVENKLCEWLKETLGERVHEVSVSKRLVDSPVIALNADKFMSPGMKRIMRAMRQEVKEGYRVNLEINSRHNLIKNLSDLKDRDPDLAKLVAEQLFDNALITAGFLDDPRAMVNRVYKILERVSVH from the coding sequence ATGACAGAGACGACTCCTCAAAAACACGAATTCCAGGCCGAAGTTAAGCAAGTCCTCAATATCGTTATAAATTCACTTTATAAAGATAAGGAGATATTTATTAGAGAGCTTGTCTCTAATGCCTCAGATGCACTTGAAAAACTTCGGTATGTTCAGCTCACCGAAAAGGATATTTTTGATGATAATCTTCCTCTTGAAATAAGCATTTCCACAGACGATGTTGCCAATACAATTACTATAAAGGACTTCGGGGTGGGCATGACTCGCCAAGAACTCATTGAAAACCTTGGGACAATCGCACACTCAGGTTCAAAGGCCTTTTTAGAGGCTGTTCAGAAGGGCGCAGATGTGGGAGATAATCTGATCGGGCAGTTTGGAGTCGGATTTTATAGTGTATTTATGGTTGCAAAATCTGTTAAGGTCTATACACATCATTGGGAAAAGGATGGGGAGCACCTTGTTTGGACCAGTGATGGGTCTGGCACGTACGAGCTTGAAACGTCTTCCGGCCAAAGGCGCGGAAGTAAAATTGAAATTCAATTAAAGGATGAAGCAAAGGAGTTCTCTAAGGCGGAGCATGTCAAGCAGATACTCTCACATTATTCAAACTTTGTGCAATTCCCGATCAATTTAAACGGTGAGCGCATCAACACTGTCCAGGCGATCTGGATGAGAAATAGAAACGAAATTAAGGATGCGGAATACGCAGAGTTCTATAAATTTCAGGCAAAGGCTTTTGACGAACCTTTCTACAAACTCCATTTTAGCTCCGACGCCCCGCTTACAATTAATTCCCTTCTCTTTGTGCCGACTGAAAATCAGGAACGATGGGGGTTTATCCGTTTAGAGCCAGGGGTCAGTCTTTACTGCCGAAAAATTCTAATTGATTCAAGCCCAAAGGGACTTCTTCCAGAATGGTTGCGTTTCGTCAGGGGAGTCATTGATAGTGCGGATTTGCCTCTTAATATTTCACGCGAGACTATGCAGGACAGCAGTCTAGTTCAAAAGATTAATGATGTAATTACAAAGAGGTTTCTAAAGTTTCTTGAAGAAGAGGCTAAAGAGAGAAAAGAAAAGTACGAAGAGTTTTATAATAAGTTTGGTCTCTTCCTTAAGGAGGGAATAGTTACGGATATAAATTACAGGGAGCAGCTTTCGAAATTGCTTCGTTTTGAATCGTCTCAATTGGAGAAAGGCAAATTGAGTTCATTTTCGGAATATGTCTTACGAATGAAAGAAGACCAGAAGGAAATATATTACCTCAATGCTCCAACCCGCGAGAGCTCAGAACTTGGACCACATTTAGAGTACTTTAGGGCGCGTGATTTTGAAGTCTTATTCCTTTATGATCCGATTGATGACTTTGTAATGAGCAATTTAAGAGAATTTGAGGGCAAAAAGCTAATCTCTGCAGACAGCGCCGAGGTAACAATCGGCGATATTACGAAAGACTTAAAGGAAAAACCGCTGGATAAAGAGGTGGAGAATAAACTATGCGAATGGTTGAAAGAGACTTTAGGCGAAAGGGTACATGAAGTAAGTGTAAGTAAAAGACTTGTGGATAGCCCTGTAATTGCGCTGAATGCAGACAAATTTATGAGTCCGGGTATGAAACGGATTATGAGGGCAATGCGACAGGAAGTAAAGGAGGGCTACAGAGTAAATCTCGAAATAAACTCGCGGCATAATCTGATTAAGAACCTTTCGGATTTAAAGGATAGAGACCCTGATCTTGCGAAACTCGTGGCAGAACAGTTGTTTGACAATGCACTAATTACTGCTGGATTCCTTGATGACCCAAGAGCGATGGTCAATCGGGTGTACAAGATCCTTGAACGTGTTTCAGTACACTAG
- a CDS encoding N-acetylmuramoyl-L-alanine amidase-like domain-containing protein codes for MFIISPVVFLFLLSISINIAINDFSSASDNKGGIFILGSWTEKGLNSIMKQSSKIQDVGQRIDFLSGKFLNTKYEESTLVGDVNHPEELVINLEGMDCFTYMDYVEAMQLSDSYPMFVNNIRRIRYQSGEVDFIKRNHFFTDWAVYNSDNIVDVTKEAGGQGTRTVKKLLNKKEDGTLYLPGIPVRERYVNYIPSESIDEKVIERLKTGDYVGIYTDKDGLDVSHTGILIRKGDEIYLRHASSRKNNRRVVDEDLLAYIFDKPGLVVLRPKVN; via the coding sequence ATGTTCATTATAAGTCCAGTTGTTTTTTTGTTTCTTTTATCAATATCTATTAATATTGCCATCAATGATTTTTCTTCAGCTTCGGATAACAAAGGAGGGATTTTCATATTAGGTAGTTGGACAGAGAAAGGGTTAAATAGTATCATGAAACAATCCTCGAAAATTCAAGATGTTGGTCAACGAATAGACTTTTTATCAGGGAAATTCCTGAATACTAAATACGAGGAATCAACACTGGTAGGGGATGTAAACCATCCTGAAGAATTGGTGATAAATTTGGAAGGCATGGACTGCTTTACATACATGGATTATGTGGAGGCGATGCAGCTCTCTGATTCTTATCCGATGTTTGTAAATAATATTCGGCGTATAAGGTATCAGTCTGGTGAGGTAGATTTTATAAAAAGAAATCATTTCTTTACAGATTGGGCTGTATATAATAGTGACAATATCGTTGATGTCACAAAAGAGGCGGGTGGACAAGGGACCAGAACTGTAAAGAAGCTTCTGAATAAAAAAGAAGATGGGACACTTTATCTCCCGGGTATTCCGGTTAGGGAGCGTTATGTGAATTACATACCGTCCGAATCTATTGATGAAAAGGTGATTGAGCGTCTGAAAACCGGAGATTATGTGGGGATTTATACTGATAAGGACGGTCTAGATGTTTCACACACTGGGATACTGATTAGAAAGGGCGATGAGATTTATCTAAGGCATGCATCTTCGAGAAAAAATAATAGAAGGGTTGTTGATGAAGATTTGCTTGCCTATATTTTTGACAAACCTGGATTGGTAGTTCTGAGACCAAAGGTTAATTGA